The following proteins are co-located in the Paludibaculum fermentans genome:
- a CDS encoding DUF1326 domain-containing protein → MTQLWKTSVCAVALAALGMAAEPATEVSGNYVESRTADVYVGACFANSEVQLVGNLAVFGWQINKGAWKGVSLDGLNVAAAVRANSTLGDRTGEPYPVKAYLIVDQKANLEQRQALKEFAQRMTGDLLADIVRIDALPISFEVANNNIHEKRVTLNAGTLAEIRTRALVDSDSTCGHEATVYDPLSKTEHAMPAYTMESKFSGSPTGDLKARWTSLDKRSAYVGTFHVTE, encoded by the coding sequence CTGGCGGCGCTGGGCATGGCCGCCGAACCTGCCACTGAAGTCTCCGGCAATTATGTCGAATCACGCACGGCCGATGTGTACGTGGGTGCGTGTTTTGCCAACTCCGAGGTGCAACTGGTCGGAAACCTGGCGGTTTTCGGCTGGCAGATCAACAAGGGCGCCTGGAAGGGCGTGTCGCTGGACGGCCTGAATGTGGCCGCGGCGGTGCGGGCCAATTCCACACTGGGCGACAGGACGGGCGAGCCCTACCCGGTGAAGGCTTATCTGATCGTCGACCAGAAGGCGAATCTCGAGCAGCGGCAAGCGTTGAAAGAGTTCGCGCAGCGGATGACGGGCGACCTGCTGGCAGACATCGTACGGATTGACGCGCTGCCGATCTCGTTCGAAGTGGCCAACAACAACATCCACGAAAAGCGCGTGACGCTGAATGCAGGCACGCTGGCCGAGATCCGGACCCGGGCGCTGGTGGATAGCGATTCCACCTGCGGCCATGAGGCGACGGTGTACGATCCGCTGTCGAAGACCGAGCACGCGATGCCGGCTTACACCATGGAGAGCAAGTTCAGCGGTTCGCCGACCGGCGACCTGAAGGCGCGTTGGACGAGCCTCGACAAGCGCAGCGCGTATGTCGGCACGTTCCATGTGACTGAGTAG
- a CDS encoding M24 family metallopeptidase, whose translation MRIAEIQQALREEGLDAWLFFDHHHRDPLAYRVLQYEPAQMVTRRWYYLIPAHGEPVGLVHKIESKVLGDLPGARRQYAGWIQQREALAALLAGYKTVAMQYSPNCAVPYVANVDGGTLELVRSTGVEIVTSANLIQLFEARCSQEQYESHIAAGVKVDAIRRAAFAKVSQALASGTTVTEIEIQQFLLESFKAEGLFTDHGPIVGVNAHAADPHYSPSPENSVAIKPGDLLLIDLWAKFDKPGAIYYDITWTGFCGAVPTDAMLNVFAAVTGARDAAIQCVKETVDAGKTLRGYQVDDACRNHLVEKGLAEHFFHRTGHSIGEEVHGNGANMDNYETHDERLVIPGACFSVEPGVYLSDFGIRSEINMFRHETSAEVTGEIQRELLRLM comes from the coding sequence ATGCGCATTGCCGAGATCCAGCAAGCTCTTCGCGAGGAGGGGCTCGACGCCTGGCTGTTCTTCGATCACCACCATCGCGACCCGCTGGCCTACCGGGTTCTTCAATACGAACCCGCGCAGATGGTCACCCGCCGCTGGTATTACCTGATTCCCGCGCACGGTGAACCCGTTGGACTTGTGCACAAGATTGAATCCAAGGTGCTCGGCGACCTGCCCGGAGCCCGCCGCCAATATGCCGGCTGGATTCAGCAACGCGAAGCCCTGGCCGCCCTGCTGGCCGGCTACAAGACCGTCGCCATGCAGTACTCGCCCAACTGCGCCGTGCCCTACGTGGCCAACGTCGATGGCGGGACTCTGGAACTCGTCCGCTCCACCGGAGTCGAGATCGTCACCTCCGCCAACCTGATCCAGCTCTTTGAAGCCCGTTGCTCCCAGGAACAGTACGAGTCGCACATCGCCGCCGGTGTGAAGGTGGACGCCATCCGCCGCGCCGCCTTCGCCAAGGTCAGCCAGGCGCTGGCCTCCGGCACGACCGTCACCGAGATCGAGATCCAGCAGTTCCTGCTCGAATCGTTCAAAGCGGAGGGCCTGTTCACTGACCACGGCCCCATCGTCGGCGTCAACGCGCATGCGGCCGACCCGCACTACTCGCCCTCACCCGAAAACAGCGTCGCCATCAAACCCGGCGACCTGCTGCTGATCGACCTCTGGGCCAAGTTCGACAAGCCCGGAGCCATCTACTACGACATCACCTGGACCGGCTTCTGCGGAGCCGTGCCCACCGACGCCATGCTGAACGTCTTCGCCGCCGTCACCGGCGCCCGCGACGCGGCCATTCAATGCGTAAAAGAGACGGTGGATGCCGGCAAGACTCTCCGGGGCTACCAGGTGGATGACGCGTGCCGCAACCACCTTGTCGAGAAAGGGTTGGCCGAGCACTTCTTCCACCGCACCGGCCACTCCATCGGCGAAGAGGTGCATGGCAACGGCGCTAACATGGACAACTACGAGACGCACGACGAACGCCTGGTCATCCCTGGCGCGTGTTTTTCAGTGGAGCCCGGCGTCTACCTCAGCGACTTCGGCATCCGCAGCGAGATCAACATGTTCCGGCACGAGACTTCAGCCGAAGTGACCGGAGAGATCCAGCGTGAGCTGCTGCGCCTGATGTAG
- a CDS encoding helix-turn-helix domain-containing protein produces the protein MGKETPGQEASTPPRLLSSWKEIAALLGISVRTAQIYEKTRGLPVQRDGKRVAALESDLLEWRRRRLSEIPWWANVLILQRITAALSLTVLLLAGFLAWDKRHAWVKRPPAYATWNGNTLTAFGADGSTIWRREFPFAVANDPDIVGPRIPWLGDLDHDGQIETIGIYPHNQRESLGWDLYCLSSGGETRWQLSVTKPVQTGTREFSPPYVVRSFTTFPSPEHDSTLWTAAVFVHHTMSPSVLLVVDATGRPRGEYWQVGHMNVVRAADLDNDGIYELLVGGIRESSSQAVLLVFDPRNVHGTPPPDRPASPVHLRGLPPGTEKTVIYFPRTPLNRRNEPFNFIETMDLVGNLLQITVHESLEGQKGYLLYTLNPQLQAVDVAPSASFNSAVMRLNAEQQMARDLGPEGLNALKKQIRIVHP, from the coding sequence ATGGGCAAAGAGACTCCCGGCCAGGAAGCATCCACACCGCCCCGCCTGCTGTCTTCATGGAAAGAGATCGCGGCCCTTCTCGGCATTAGTGTCCGCACCGCGCAAATCTACGAAAAGACCCGCGGACTCCCGGTCCAGCGCGACGGCAAGCGCGTCGCCGCCCTCGAGTCCGACCTCCTTGAGTGGCGCCGCCGCCGCTTGAGCGAGATTCCCTGGTGGGCCAATGTCTTGATTCTGCAGCGAATCACAGCGGCGCTCAGCCTCACCGTCCTGCTGCTGGCAGGCTTCCTCGCCTGGGACAAGCGTCACGCCTGGGTGAAGCGCCCGCCCGCCTACGCCACCTGGAACGGCAACACCCTCACCGCCTTCGGAGCCGATGGAAGCACAATCTGGCGCCGCGAATTCCCCTTTGCGGTCGCCAATGATCCCGACATTGTAGGCCCCCGGATCCCGTGGCTCGGGGATCTTGATCATGACGGCCAAATTGAAACAATCGGCATATACCCGCACAATCAGCGCGAATCGCTCGGCTGGGATCTCTATTGTCTTTCCTCCGGCGGGGAAACCCGTTGGCAACTTTCCGTGACTAAACCGGTCCAAACCGGGACCAGGGAGTTTTCACCTCCCTACGTCGTCCGCAGTTTCACAACATTCCCTTCGCCCGAACACGACTCCACGCTCTGGACCGCGGCCGTCTTCGTCCACCACACCATGAGCCCCTCCGTCCTGCTGGTCGTCGATGCCACCGGACGCCCGCGGGGTGAATACTGGCAGGTTGGCCATATGAACGTGGTGCGCGCGGCGGATCTCGACAATGACGGCATCTACGAGCTTCTGGTCGGTGGCATCCGGGAGTCCTCCTCACAGGCCGTCCTCCTCGTCTTCGACCCCCGCAATGTCCACGGCACTCCGCCGCCCGACAGGCCCGCCAGCCCGGTCCACCTGCGCGGCTTGCCGCCCGGTACGGAAAAGACGGTGATCTATTTCCCCCGTACCCCGCTCAACCGCCGCAACGAGCCCTTCAACTTCATCGAAACAATGGATCTGGTCGGCAATCTCCTCCAGATCACTGTCCATGAATCGCTCGAGGGCCAGAAGGGCTACCTGCTCTATACGTTGAACCCCCAGTTGCAGGCCGTCGACGTCGCGCCGTCTGCCTCATTCAACTCCGCCGTCATGCGGCTGAACGCCGAGCAGCAGATGGCCCGCGATCTTGGTCCGGAAGGACTCAACGCGCTGAAGAAGCAGATCCGGATTGTCCATCCTTAG
- a CDS encoding valine--tRNA ligase — translation MQLDKVYEPQRFEPHWAQWWIDRGFFHAPSSRHEGREMFSLVIPPPNVTGSLHIGHMLEHTEIDVTTRWHRMKGDQTLWLPGQDHAGIATQMVVERALKASENITRHDLGREEFVKRVWQWKEQYGGTIINQMKRMGDSCDWSRNRFTLDEGLSRAVRETFVRLYEKGLIYRGEYMVNWCPQCHTALSDLEVVHEETQGNLWHIQYPVKDMPGRFVTVATTRPETMLGDTAVCVNPEDERYFDLHGKSVILPLTGREIPVICDELADPKFGTGVVKVTPAHDPNDFEAGKRHNLPHVKVIGLNGEMTAEAGAYAGLDRFEARKRVLADLDSQGLLVQTAAHQLSIGRCQRCKTIVEPLVSKQWFCKMKPLAEPAIKAVEEGRIVFVPENWSKTYYEWMYNIRDWCVSRQLWWGHRIPAWHCGECGEVTVSREDVTACPKCASTNITQDPDVLDTWFSSGLWPFSTLGWPDKTPELAAYYPTTVLITGFDILFFWVARMIMLGIECMGDVPFKTVYIHGLVRDAERQKMSKTKGNTIDPLVVTEQYGTDAVRFALLRGAAPGTDIVLSEERMVSSRAFCNKIWNAARFIFLQMEKVGVESLEIQSLASHVAPAERIEGALPLEDRWIFHRLNETAAKIHAAQENFRYHEVADLIWGFLWDEFCDWYLEVKKFRIQQGEHMHAHLRNLLTVFEFALRLLHPVMPFLTEELWQRLMKKCDSLPESICLAAFPQAQDSTADPQGAAAFALLQEMTVAARGLRADQKLDPKATQDGFLYPANETAVMLGATELPLLQALTNTKFEVGAAGAEKAAGASRATNDFEMVLKLSGAQVDAVRGRLVKEIEQLQKVIQNSQKQLGSEAFVAKAPAHVIDGIRSKLADYEAQLAKSQAALTDLGA, via the coding sequence ATGCAGCTTGATAAAGTCTATGAGCCTCAGCGGTTTGAACCGCACTGGGCCCAGTGGTGGATTGACCGTGGATTCTTCCATGCGCCCTCTTCCAGGCACGAGGGCCGCGAGATGTTTTCCCTGGTGATTCCACCGCCGAACGTGACCGGCAGCCTGCACATCGGTCACATGCTGGAGCACACGGAGATCGACGTCACCACCCGCTGGCACCGCATGAAGGGCGACCAGACGCTGTGGCTGCCGGGTCAGGACCACGCCGGCATCGCCACGCAAATGGTGGTGGAGCGCGCGTTGAAGGCGTCTGAAAACATCACGCGTCACGACCTGGGCCGGGAAGAGTTCGTCAAGCGCGTTTGGCAGTGGAAAGAGCAGTACGGCGGCACCATCATCAACCAGATGAAGCGCATGGGCGACTCGTGCGACTGGTCGCGCAACCGCTTCACGCTGGACGAGGGGCTGTCGCGCGCGGTGCGCGAGACGTTCGTGCGGCTCTATGAGAAGGGCCTGATCTACCGCGGCGAGTACATGGTGAACTGGTGTCCCCAGTGCCATACGGCGCTGTCGGACCTGGAAGTGGTGCACGAAGAGACGCAGGGCAACCTGTGGCACATCCAGTATCCGGTGAAGGATATGCCGGGCCGCTTTGTGACGGTGGCGACCACGCGTCCGGAGACGATGCTGGGCGATACCGCGGTGTGCGTGAATCCGGAAGACGAACGCTACTTCGACCTGCATGGGAAGAGCGTGATCCTGCCGCTGACGGGCCGGGAGATCCCGGTGATCTGCGACGAACTGGCGGATCCGAAGTTCGGCACGGGTGTGGTGAAGGTCACGCCGGCGCACGATCCGAACGATTTCGAAGCGGGCAAGCGCCACAACCTGCCGCATGTGAAGGTGATCGGGCTCAACGGCGAGATGACGGCGGAAGCCGGCGCGTATGCGGGGCTCGACCGCTTTGAGGCGCGCAAGCGCGTGCTGGCGGATCTGGACTCGCAGGGCCTGCTGGTGCAGACGGCCGCGCACCAACTCAGCATCGGCCGCTGCCAGCGCTGCAAGACCATCGTGGAGCCGCTGGTGTCGAAGCAGTGGTTCTGCAAGATGAAGCCGCTGGCCGAGCCGGCCATCAAGGCCGTGGAAGAGGGCCGCATCGTCTTCGTGCCGGAGAACTGGTCGAAGACCTACTACGAGTGGATGTACAACATCCGCGACTGGTGCGTGTCGCGCCAGTTGTGGTGGGGCCACCGCATTCCCGCGTGGCATTGCGGCGAGTGCGGCGAAGTTACGGTGTCGCGGGAAGACGTGACGGCGTGCCCGAAGTGCGCGTCCACGAACATCACCCAGGACCCCGATGTGCTGGATACGTGGTTCTCCAGCGGGCTGTGGCCGTTCTCCACGCTCGGCTGGCCGGACAAGACTCCGGAACTGGCTGCGTATTACCCGACGACCGTGCTGATCACCGGCTTCGACATCCTGTTCTTCTGGGTGGCGCGCATGATCATGCTCGGCATCGAGTGCATGGGCGATGTGCCGTTCAAGACCGTGTATATCCACGGCCTGGTGCGCGACGCCGAACGGCAGAAGATGTCGAAGACGAAGGGCAACACGATCGATCCGCTGGTGGTGACAGAGCAGTACGGGACGGACGCCGTGCGCTTCGCGCTGCTGCGCGGGGCGGCTCCGGGCACCGACATTGTGCTGAGCGAAGAGCGCATGGTGAGCTCGCGCGCGTTCTGCAACAAGATCTGGAACGCGGCCCGGTTCATCTTCCTGCAGATGGAGAAGGTGGGCGTCGAGAGCCTGGAGATCCAGAGCCTGGCGAGCCATGTGGCTCCGGCGGAGCGCATCGAAGGCGCGCTGCCGCTGGAGGACCGCTGGATCTTCCACCGGCTGAACGAGACGGCGGCCAAGATCCACGCGGCGCAGGAGAACTTCCGGTATCACGAGGTGGCCGACCTGATCTGGGGCTTCCTCTGGGATGAGTTCTGCGACTGGTACCTGGAAGTGAAGAAGTTCCGCATCCAGCAGGGCGAGCACATGCATGCGCACCTGCGGAACCTGCTGACGGTGTTTGAATTCGCGCTGCGGCTGCTGCATCCGGTGATGCCGTTCCTGACTGAGGAGCTGTGGCAGCGGTTGATGAAGAAGTGCGACAGCCTGCCGGAGTCGATCTGCCTGGCGGCGTTCCCGCAGGCGCAGGACTCCACGGCGGATCCGCAAGGCGCGGCGGCGTTCGCGCTGCTGCAGGAGATGACGGTGGCGGCGCGCGGGCTGCGGGCCGACCAGAAGCTGGATCCGAAGGCGACGCAGGACGGGTTCCTGTATCCGGCCAACGAGACGGCCGTGATGCTGGGCGCGACCGAATTGCCGCTGCTACAGGCGCTGACGAATACGAAGTTCGAAGTGGGCGCGGCCGGGGCGGAGAAGGCTGCCGGCGCTTCGCGCGCCACCAACGACTTCGAGATGGTGTTGAAGTTGAGCGGCGCCCAGGTCGACGCCGTGCGCGGACGCCTGGTGAAGGAGATCGAACAACTGCAGAAGGTGATTCAGAACAGCCAGAAGCAGTTGGGCTCGGAAGCGTTCGTGGCCAAGGCTCCGGCGCATGTGATCGACGGAATCCGGTCGAAGCTGGCCGACTACGAGGCGCAACTGGCCAAGAGCCAGGCGGCCCTGACGGATCTGGGGGCCTGA
- the nadC gene encoding carboxylating nicotinate-nucleotide diphosphorylase, whose translation MDFDITHPQVMNAVARAMEEDIGLGDITSELTVPGDQQASGAFFARQRMVVAGIELLEVVYGLGGDGVKLEILKPSGSHVEPGECLARVEGHARTLLRCERTALNFVQRLSGVATLASRFVQAVAGTKCRVLDTRKTTPGLRILEKMAAAAGGVTNHRMGLFDAILIKNNHITAAGGVRAALEAVKGQPIPVEIEVRTMEELDEALGCGATRLLLDNLTPDEARQWIAHIAGRALVELSGGITLETVRAYAEAGADYVSSGSITHSARAVDINFRLTLA comes from the coding sequence ATGGACTTCGACATTACGCATCCGCAGGTGATGAACGCCGTGGCTCGGGCGATGGAAGAAGACATCGGCCTGGGCGATATCACCAGTGAACTCACCGTGCCCGGCGACCAGCAGGCGTCGGGCGCTTTCTTTGCCCGCCAGCGCATGGTGGTGGCGGGCATCGAACTGCTGGAAGTGGTTTACGGGCTGGGCGGCGACGGGGTGAAACTGGAGATTTTGAAGCCCAGCGGATCCCATGTTGAGCCCGGTGAGTGCCTGGCGCGAGTCGAGGGGCACGCACGTACGCTGCTGCGCTGTGAGCGGACTGCCCTGAACTTTGTTCAGCGCTTGAGCGGTGTGGCCACGCTGGCCTCGCGGTTCGTGCAGGCCGTGGCCGGCACCAAGTGCAGGGTTTTGGATACGCGCAAGACCACGCCGGGGTTGCGGATCCTGGAGAAGATGGCGGCGGCGGCCGGTGGGGTGACGAATCACCGCATGGGTCTGTTCGACGCGATTCTGATCAAGAACAACCACATCACGGCGGCCGGCGGCGTGCGCGCGGCGCTGGAGGCAGTGAAGGGCCAGCCGATTCCGGTGGAGATCGAAGTGCGGACGATGGAGGAGCTCGACGAGGCGCTGGGCTGCGGAGCGACCCGGCTGCTGCTCGACAACCTGACTCCAGACGAGGCGCGGCAGTGGATCGCGCACATTGCGGGTCGGGCCTTGGTGGAGCTGTCGGGCGGCATCACGCTGGAGACCGTGCGAGCGTATGCGGAAGCTGGGGCGGATTATGTATCCAGCGGATCCATCACGCACTCAGCACGGGCAGTGGATATCAATTTCCGGTTGACGCTGGCATGA
- a CDS encoding biotin--[acetyl-CoA-carboxylase] ligase produces the protein MRRTEWHQSIDSTMHRAAELAAEGCPAGTIVGADIQTAGQGRLGRTWHSNDGGLYFTMILRPKVEMRDLPMVTMASGVAVADALQMFAGVSVDLRWPNDVMVGERKLVGILAQWHAGAVLAGIGLNVSQSAFPDDVKNIATSLARETDRIHNKQVLLKAIAASVETHVEILETSGVTAILRLFANASSYVSGKRVKVELPGGDVVGTTAGLTPDGFLLLRKDDGEEITITAGGLRPV, from the coding sequence ATGAGACGGACCGAGTGGCACCAGAGCATCGATTCGACGATGCACCGCGCGGCGGAGCTGGCGGCGGAAGGCTGCCCGGCCGGCACCATAGTCGGAGCCGACATCCAGACGGCGGGACAGGGCAGGCTGGGCCGGACTTGGCACTCCAACGACGGCGGGTTGTACTTCACGATGATCCTGCGGCCCAAGGTGGAGATGCGCGACCTGCCCATGGTCACAATGGCGAGCGGCGTGGCGGTGGCGGATGCGCTGCAGATGTTTGCGGGTGTGAGCGTGGATCTGCGCTGGCCGAATGACGTCATGGTGGGCGAGCGCAAGCTGGTGGGGATCCTGGCGCAATGGCATGCTGGAGCGGTGCTGGCCGGTATCGGGCTCAACGTCAGTCAGTCTGCGTTTCCGGACGATGTGAAGAACATCGCTACGTCGCTGGCGCGCGAGACGGACCGGATCCACAACAAGCAGGTGTTGCTGAAGGCGATTGCGGCGTCGGTGGAGACTCATGTCGAGATCCTGGAGACCAGCGGCGTGACGGCGATCCTGCGGCTGTTCGCCAATGCGTCGTCGTATGTGTCGGGCAAGCGCGTGAAGGTGGAGCTGCCGGGCGGCGATGTCGTTGGTACCACGGCCGGATTGACTCCGGACGGGTTCCTGCTGCTGCGCAAGGACGACGGCGAGGAGATCACGATCACCGCAGGCGGCTTGCGGCCTGTCTGA
- a CDS encoding type III pantothenate kinase has product MLLAIDAGNTNVTIGIFDGPRIITRWRLRTVHDQTPDEWGIKLRSLFALEGLPLEKISGIIAATVVPPLESSLTGMARRYFPVEPMFVTGHTETGLNILYDNPREVGADRIVNAVAAIAKYGGPCIVVDLGTAITFDAVSANSEYLGGIICPGIGMSIQGLFTRTARLPMVDFRDPEKLIGTNTVVSMQSGLYYGTICMIDGIVERMIAEMGKDTKSVATGGQASLITKGSRFVKIADEDLTLEGLRMIWERNRQ; this is encoded by the coding sequence ATGTTGCTCGCTATTGACGCTGGGAATACGAACGTTACGATTGGGATCTTCGACGGTCCGCGGATCATCACCCGCTGGCGCCTGCGCACCGTCCATGACCAGACTCCGGATGAGTGGGGCATCAAGCTCCGCAGCCTGTTTGCGTTGGAAGGATTGCCCCTGGAAAAGATCAGCGGCATCATCGCCGCTACCGTGGTTCCGCCGCTGGAATCGTCGCTGACGGGCATGGCCCGCCGCTACTTCCCGGTGGAACCCATGTTTGTCACCGGGCATACAGAGACCGGGCTGAACATACTCTATGACAATCCGCGCGAAGTGGGCGCCGACCGGATTGTGAACGCCGTGGCCGCCATCGCCAAGTACGGCGGACCGTGCATTGTCGTCGACCTCGGCACCGCCATTACCTTCGACGCCGTCAGTGCGAACTCAGAGTATTTGGGCGGCATCATCTGCCCGGGCATCGGGATGTCGATCCAGGGGCTGTTTACGCGTACGGCGCGGCTGCCCATGGTCGATTTCCGCGATCCTGAGAAGCTGATCGGGACCAACACCGTGGTGAGCATGCAGTCGGGCCTATACTACGGCACCATCTGCATGATCGACGGGATTGTGGAGCGCATGATCGCGGAGATGGGCAAGGACACAAAGTCGGTTGCGACCGGCGGGCAGGCGTCGTTGATCACAAAGGGCTCGAGGTTCGTCAAGATCGCCGATGAGGATCTTACGCTCGAAGGCCTGCGCATGATCTGGGAGCGGAATCGCCAGTGA
- a CDS encoding magnesium transporter CorA family protein, with amino-acid sequence MTEQKDDGSWRLNYFNYFTEVEEHFQRARASALFLLSPLDWAMVESWKNSGIPLEAVLRGIDASFEKWRSRKQKTQMVNSLAYCTQAVMKEAEAMANNIPSSAVGAAEESPFPLEAVKAHLAKCAEALRAAAGYEQMAESLDALLTGIEEHFQHLEELDQRLTALEDKMSAIARTRLSEEELFRMRRELDLQLKPYRGKMTADQLIRLEKTYLDKKVYEHFRLPRLSLFYMS; translated from the coding sequence GTGACCGAGCAAAAAGACGACGGCTCCTGGCGGCTGAACTACTTCAATTACTTCACCGAGGTGGAGGAGCACTTCCAGCGCGCCCGGGCGAGTGCGCTGTTCCTGTTGTCGCCGTTGGACTGGGCCATGGTGGAGAGCTGGAAGAACTCAGGTATCCCGCTGGAGGCCGTGTTGCGCGGCATCGATGCCTCCTTTGAGAAGTGGCGATCGCGCAAGCAGAAGACGCAGATGGTGAACTCGCTGGCCTATTGCACGCAGGCGGTGATGAAGGAGGCGGAAGCGATGGCCAACAACATCCCATCGAGCGCGGTGGGTGCGGCTGAAGAGTCGCCCTTCCCGCTGGAGGCCGTCAAAGCGCACCTGGCGAAATGCGCTGAGGCATTGCGCGCCGCTGCTGGGTATGAGCAGATGGCGGAGTCGCTGGACGCGCTGCTGACTGGGATTGAAGAGCATTTCCAGCACCTGGAAGAGCTCGACCAGCGGCTCACCGCACTGGAAGACAAGATGTCGGCCATCGCGCGAACCCGTCTATCCGAGGAAGAGTTGTTCCGGATGCGGCGGGAACTGGATCTGCAATTGAAGCCCTACCGCGGGAAAATGACAGCCGACCAGCTTATCCGGTTGGAGAAGACTTACCTCGATAAAAAAGTGTACGAGCACTTCCGTCTGCCGAGGCTGAGCCTGTTCTACATGAGCTGA
- a CDS encoding FkbM family methyltransferase: MKRLLILVLSVAVIAVALLAIHPPLRYWALVLIGRGDGCTTQRAWAIQAEKEELTRVKDSILAHTRLLQKEYKGLELYQTPYGNFWSPAGSRFILPFNLSEEATHIYGTGEQFVHKGDIVLDCGANVGTFARFALDAGAKLVVAIEPAPDNLECLRRNFAKEIGENRLVIYPKGVWDKDDTLELLVDEDNQAADSFVIHRKGAKAIAKVPLTTIDKMVDELKLERVDFVKMDIEGAEVKALAGGRATIAKFHPRMSLSVYHQDDHPVEVPKGVLAAWPGYTTECGPCNAVGNRVRPDIMYFH, encoded by the coding sequence GTGAAACGACTCTTAATCCTGGTACTTTCGGTGGCTGTCATCGCCGTCGCCCTGCTGGCCATCCACCCGCCGCTGCGCTATTGGGCGCTGGTCCTGATCGGCCGTGGGGACGGTTGCACCACCCAGAGGGCCTGGGCCATCCAGGCGGAGAAAGAGGAGCTCACCCGCGTCAAGGACAGCATCCTGGCCCATACGCGCCTGCTTCAGAAGGAGTACAAAGGACTGGAGTTGTACCAGACGCCCTATGGCAACTTCTGGTCGCCCGCCGGCAGCCGCTTCATTCTGCCCTTCAATCTCTCTGAGGAAGCCACCCATATCTATGGGACCGGCGAACAGTTCGTCCACAAGGGAGACATCGTCCTCGATTGCGGAGCCAACGTCGGCACCTTCGCCCGTTTCGCCCTCGATGCCGGAGCCAAACTCGTCGTCGCCATCGAGCCCGCGCCCGACAACCTGGAGTGCCTGCGCCGCAACTTCGCCAAGGAGATCGGCGAGAACCGGCTCGTTATCTACCCCAAGGGCGTATGGGATAAGGACGATACGTTGGAGCTCCTGGTGGACGAAGACAACCAGGCGGCCGATAGCTTCGTCATTCACCGCAAGGGCGCCAAGGCCATAGCCAAGGTTCCGCTCACCACCATCGACAAAATGGTGGACGAACTCAAGCTTGAGCGCGTCGACTTCGTAAAGATGGACATCGAAGGGGCGGAAGTGAAAGCGCTGGCCGGCGGCCGGGCCACCATCGCGAAGTTCCATCCCCGCATGTCGCTCTCCGTCTATCACCAGGACGATCACCCCGTGGAAGTGCCCAAGGGCGTGCTGGCTGCCTGGCCGGGTTACACCACCGAATGCGGGCCCTGCAACGCAGTCGGGAATCGCGTACGGCCCGACATCATGTACTTCCACTGA
- a CDS encoding thymidine kinase, with amino-acid sequence MDFISGHVGWIEVVCGPMFSGKSEELIRRLRRALIARKRVQVFKPVIDIRYSADEIVSHADVRMRSEVVQGPAEILTRLDWRTQVVGIDEANFMGQDLVGVAQQLADSGKQVIIAGLDTDYMGRPFPPVPDLLCVAESITKTLAICLRCGNPAKHTQRLVDSSDLIVVGATGMYEARCRHCFDPGAPRQEYLDFSSPRIMSPGTPQNG; translated from the coding sequence ATGGACTTTATCTCGGGTCATGTAGGTTGGATCGAGGTCGTCTGCGGTCCGATGTTTTCGGGGAAGAGCGAAGAGCTCATCCGGCGGCTGAGGCGGGCGCTGATCGCCCGCAAGCGCGTGCAGGTCTTCAAGCCTGTCATTGATATTCGCTACTCGGCGGACGAAATCGTGAGTCACGCCGACGTCAGAATGCGCAGTGAAGTAGTACAGGGGCCGGCGGAGATACTCACCCGGCTCGACTGGCGCACGCAGGTAGTCGGTATCGACGAGGCGAACTTCATGGGGCAGGATCTGGTGGGAGTGGCTCAGCAGTTGGCGGATTCCGGCAAGCAGGTGATCATCGCCGGCTTGGATACAGACTATATGGGCCGGCCGTTTCCGCCGGTGCCGGACCTGCTGTGCGTGGCTGAGTCCATCACTAAGACCCTGGCCATTTGCTTAAGGTGCGGCAATCCGGCCAAACATACCCAACGGCTGGTGGACTCCAGCGATCTGATCGTGGTGGGCGCCACGGGGATGTATGAGGCGCGCTGCCGGCACTGCTTCGATCCGGGGGCTCCCAGGCAGGAGTACCTGGACTTTAGTAGTCCCAGGATTATGTCTCCGGGCACGCCCCAAAACGGATGA